The genomic region TCTGTGCTTGATCTCCTGAGAGTTACAGCAACCACTCACAGCACAGACATAGGCACCAAACTTTGtaacgtaaaaaaaaaatgcaattcatgataaaacaaacaaaaaactgtgGAACCTCCTTTGgattaaaaaagaagttaaagtGCATTCGTTTTCAATTTTGTGCAAACCATAGGAGGGAATAGAGCATGCGAGGCAGGCAGCAGGGGCCGTGCGAGGTCAGGGGTGTTCCCTCCAGGTGAAAATTGCTAGAAAATATGTTTGGAAGTTTCCTCTTGCACAGGTCTTATTTATAAACCGATTTAAGCCAATAGATTAACAATCACAGATACGTAAGAACTGGCGattcattttataatcatgtgttgctattatgaaaataaaaaaaatgtcagtttAAAGTTACCAATATAAGCACCCTTCactatccaaaaaaaaaaaaaacccacaaagaTTTGACAAGCAAAACAAACGCTGATCCAATGGAGGATATTTCATTACAGCTTCACATCATCTATATGTCAGAACGTGGCAGGACGTCCATGTTCCTGTGATAAAGTGGTTACCTTAGCATGATGAAGCCGACGGCACTTTATCAGTgaacaacccccccacccctccccccacatgTATGATTCTCAACAGCGTCTGCGGCTACATCAGCCATCGATGGCGAGGGACGGTGAGCAGGTTCCAGCTTCGTGCTGCAGACGAGTGATTGAAGATGAACTACGCTGGCAGGTTCTGCTGCTCCGAGCTACGCAGCGGACACGTCGCCCGTTATGTCGCCtataaaacacaaacataaaccGGAGTTACAGCTTCACTCACGCTCCACTTTACGCTCCCGTAAGAGTGTTTATCGTTAAAGCTCCACCTTGTGGATCTGTGGAGGGACCTCGTCGTCTGGGCGCTCCTCGGGGACGGGGTCGTAGGACCTGCTTGCCGAGGACTCTTCCGACCAGCCGCCCATCGGCATTCTGGGTGTCCTCTGAACCCGATGTCCTCCAGACAGAGTGTCTGCAAACACAATCACGTCTAGCAATCACGTCTGGTCCTGGCGAACGCAAGTCCCTTTCAACTCCGAGAAAGGTTTGCTGCATAAATGCTTCAGCTGCTGCTCTGTGGCGCCGTCACCTGTAGTTCCGCCGTAGCGGGGCTGGCGGCTGCTCTGGAGTGCCGCCCCCTCCTGGTTGGGAGTGGTGGTGCAGGGGAAGGtgctggagcgggggaggtggCGGCCCGCCTCCACGTCGTCATGGCTACTGTCGCCGCTCTCGTCGCTGTCCTGCCTGTGCCAGGTGTGACGTGAGAGATCGCCGCGGGACTGCTGCTTGTGTAGCTGAGGGAGGAACACACAtgttaaagacacacacacacacacacacacacacacacacacacacacacacacacacacacacaccacttcgaGGGTCCAAACACATTTTAACTGCCACACTGCTTTACCTCATGTATGTAGAGGGCGTGAACGCTCATCTCCGTGGACGCGTATTCTGATAGGACCATGCTGGTCAGCTGACCCTCCCACGCACTACTGCCTGAACTGATGGTGCGAGCGTCAGTCCTGccagacaggaagtgatgtcattAAACAGCAAAGTGGAGAACAACAATTATTCCTTCTTCATAGCCTCAACCGTCATTAGAGGAAGAAAGAGTGAGCTGCAAACGCAAACTGAAAATCAAAAGAAGCGCAATCtattacttttttaaaaatcTACTATAAATCTACTTTAATCTACTATAAATGTACTTTAATCTAGTATAAAGTCTTTCGCACCCTGATCCTGCCATGGCGCGGGCCCCTGCCCCCCCTGCGTGGTCGGGCCGGGACAGACGGGTGGAGGTGTAGCTGCCCCGCAGGTGCACGCTGGCgctgagaggggagagggagcgcAGGGCCGACGCCCCCTCGCTCACACCGATCGACAGGTGATTGATTAGGGAGCCCTCCCGACCCAGGTACAGGGAGGTCAGGGACGGGGGTCCGGCCAGGAGGTTCGCGATGAGGCTGCGAGGCTGtggttgacacacacacacacacacacacacgttagtcTCGCATGAACACATGAAAGTGCCGATAAACTGCATAAAGCAGCACGTACCTCAGACTCAGACGGGGAGTGGGTGGCCGTGAAGGCGTGAGCGTCGGACGCAGGCCCCTGCTGCCCCCCGGTGGCCTCCCGGTGAACTTTCTCTTTCAGCTGGCTGATGAAATGAGTGCTCTCCCGAGGCGGCTGCCACTGGGGGTTCGTGATGGCAAAGTGCATGAGCGACAGCTCCGTCTTCCCGTCCTCCGCCTGCTGGTAGATGGAGGCCTCCGTTTTTTCCGCAGACATCCACTGTAACGGACCAATCAGAGATTGAAGTCAAAACTCTACCATGACCTGAAGAGTGGACAGATCTAGAGCGTGGAGGTTGGAGTGCCGATACTCACGGCCGGGTGTCCGTGCTGACGCACGTCCATCTGAGCGAAGGAGCAGGTgtctcccacacccaccacctccacGGTGAAGTTGCGGAAGAAGTCGATGATCTCCAGGGATTTGCGGCGCAGGGAGAATATGAGGATGAAGGGGGTGATGAGGGGACTCAGGAGCTCCTCCAGGATGAACACCTGCCACAGAGAAGAGGGGGGGCGGAGTTATTAAGGGAGAGGACGGttggggggggcggggcttgaaaCTTAAAGAGCAGAGTCATTTAAAACTACTTCAAACTTGCATTTCTGGAAACTCTCCAATTCATACTAAGTGCTTTTGTGAAGATCCCAGCATCACATACGAGATAACTGCAAAACAAGTCTGGTTTGATTGATACTAGGATATATTGTTTGTGGCTGTATATGTTACTTGTCACAGTTTGAATACAACAAATAAGATAAAATAAACATgatatgaatattcatgacatGACATGTGGATTTGCATACAGGTGGACCTGAAGGGGAACCTGAACTGATAACGGCAGACGTGACGTCTGTGAACGTGTCGGTGCTGGACGAGGCTGCTTACGGCTTTGTACTGGAAGAGCTGAGCGAACTCGTCCCTGGTCTCGTAGCGGTGGGCGTTACCCTGCCAGTGGTCGGGCATGTAGTGGACGTGGGCCAGGATCACCTTGAGCAGCTGCTCCGGACAAAACACCATGTGCTTGTCGGGGATGAAGGACCTG from Brachyhypopomus gauderio isolate BG-103 chromosome 8, BGAUD_0.2, whole genome shotgun sequence harbors:
- the atg9a gene encoding autophagy-related protein 9A, whose product is MAHFDTEYQRLEASYSDSPPGEDNLLVHVPEGSKSQWHHIENLDLFFQRVYNLHQKNGFTCMLLGEIFELVQLVFVVAFTVFLANCVDYDILFANKFVNHTDSSKVTLPDAFLPVEVCSARIRDNVLVIFIMVISGIFWLHRLVKFFYNVCCYWEIRSFYINALKMSMAELPYFTWQEVQARIIEIQKEHQICIHKKELTELDIYHRILRFKNYMVAMVNKSLLPVRFRLPLLGDSVFYTRGLKYNFELIFFWGPGSLFENKWSLKAEYKRGGNRLELAQRLSSRILWIGLANLLLCPVVLVWQILYAFFSYTELIKREPGSLGVRCWSLYGRCYLRHFNELDHELTSRLNKGYKASSKYMNCFVSPLLAVVAKNVAFFAGSILAVLIALTIYDEDVLAVEHVLSSVTLLGVCITVCRSFIPDKHMVFCPEQLLKVILAHVHYMPDHWQGNAHRYETRDEFAQLFQYKAVFILEELLSPLITPFILIFSLRRKSLEIIDFFRNFTVEVVGVGDTCSFAQMDVRQHGHPAWMSAEKTEASIYQQAEDGKTELSLMHFAITNPQWQPPRESTHFISQLKEKVHREATGGQQGPASDAHAFTATHSPSESEPRSLIANLLAGPPSLTSLYLGREGSLINHLSIGVSEGASALRSLSPLSASVHLRGSYTSTRLSRPDHAGGAGARAMAGSGTDARTISSGSSAWEGQLTSMVLSEYASTEMSVHALYIHELHKQQSRGDLSRHTWHRQDSDESGDSSHDDVEAGRHLPRSSTFPCTTTPNQEGAALQSSRQPRYGGTTDTLSGGHRVQRTPRMPMGGWSEESSASRSYDPVPEERPDDEVPPQIHKAT